The genomic interval TATATGAAAATTCTATGAAGTCAAGAAAAAATAATAGCGCCAAAATGGAATATCCCTTTACGAATTTTATTATGGGCAGGCATGGTCACAAAGGCGTTTTGCGGCAGGTGGAAAAACCCGTTTTTCTCTTGAAATTATCGTGTTGCACTTCTTTTTACTCCAGCTTTGGCGGAGAATCGAGGGTAAATAAAACAACTTTTTCTCCTGTTCTGGTGCTGATATCGGTATGTAAGCTTATTGTTTTTTGATTTGTAATGGATTCCACAACAGCTTCCAAAAGCGGCCGCCCTTTTTCCAACAAGGCAATTCTCATCTGTTTTATCAATGTTCTTCCATTGGCAATATCTACGGGATTGGCAAGCTGGTACTCTGCTTTTGTAAGAACGCCTTTTAGCCTGACCAAAACCAAGTCATCAACAATATAGGTTTTTGCTTCCAATGGTCCCCTACCCATGTATTCTTTTTCGAATTTAATGATCGCTTCACTAATTTCAGCCTCTATTTGCCCTTTGGTTTTTTTCATAATACTTCTTTATTAAAAAGGTAAAAATATCAATACTCGTAAAATTATTTACGAAGTACGACTTACGGCTTACGATTTGGGATTTGGGATTTTAAATCGTACCTCGTAAATCGTACATCGTATCCTGTAATGTTTTCCCAAAACAGATTTATCTCTGGCGATATGCCTTATTTATTTGAACTGTCTGTTTCATTTTCACTTGTTGGTTCTTCGCCGGCAATAGGCAGCTCCTTTGAAATATAATCACAATCAGGGTATTTGCTGCATCCGAAGAATATGCCGCCTTTTTTTGAATAACGCTGTATTAAGTCTCCACCGCATTCATCTCTTGGGCATTTTATACCCGTAGGGAGGGATTTTATATTTCTGCATTTGGGATAGCCGGAGCATCCCATAAATCTACCTTTTTTGCTGAACCGGATGACCATCGGACTTCCACATTTTTCACATTTTTCGTTTGTTGGCTCAACCTTTGTGGTTTCTCCCGTCAGAGATTTTGTGTTTTTACAATTAGGATATGCCGAACAAGCCATGAATTTACCATGGCGACTGGTTTTAATAATCATAGGGCTACCACATTTTTCACAAGCCTGATCAGACGTCTCCGGAGGCGCTGCCTCCCCTTTTTCGTCTAATGGCATCGTATTTTTACATTCCGGAAATGCGGAACAACCAAAGAATTTCCCATGCCTTCCCCATCTGATTACCATGGGTTTACTGCATAGATTACAAATCCGGTCGCTTTCCTCCGGGGTTCCTTTTACGCTTTTCATTTCACCAATAGCTTTTTCCAAATCAATCTTAAAGGGTTCGTAAAACTCCTTCAGCACGGTCAGCCAATCAATTTTTTTTTCCTCAATCTTATCCAATTCATCTTCCATGTGTGACGTAAAATTTACATCCATTATTTTTTGAAAATGTTCTATCAGTTTTTCGGTAACCAATATCCCCAGTTCGGTTGCATAAAAAGCGCGTTTCTCCTGTTTCACATATCCGCGGTCCTGAATAGTTGAAATAATCGTGGCATAGGTACTTGGCCTTCCTATCCCCATTTTTTCGAGAGTCTTTACCAGAGACGCTTCTGAATAACGCGGCGGAGGCTGGGTAAAGTGTTGTGTTGGCAAAAGTTGTATTAATTCAAGAACATGGTCTTTCTCCAGTGGAGGCAGTATTTGCTCCTCCCGGTCAACTTCGTGCCCGGAAATAAGTGTATGCCCGTCAAATAAGAGTTCCCTGCCCCTTGTCTTAAAAATATACCGGTTGGAAGTGATTTCCACGTCAGTAATCGCATACAGCGCCGGTTTCATTTGGCTTGCAACGAATCTCTTCCATATAAGTTCATACAGTTTATGCTGGTCCTTTGTAAGAAACTGCTTTATGGATTCAGGGGTATATTCCAGATATGTCGGCCTTACTGCCTCATGTGCGCCCTGGGTGCCCTTTTTATTAGAGGCATATATATTGGGTTTTTCAGGGAGATAGTCTTTCCCGTAATTGCTTTCGATAAAATTTCTACATGACGTTAATGCATGGTCTGATACATGAAAAGAATCTGTCCTCATATAGGTGATTAATCCCGCAGGACCATCAGCGCCAACATCAATGCCCTCATAAAGTTGTTGCGCAATCAACATGGTCTTTTTTGCGCTGAATTGCAAACGAGTAGATGCCTGTTGTTGTAAAAGGCTTGTAGTAAATGGCGGGGGCGCATTATTGCGTTTTGTTTGTTTCTTTATGTTTGTGATAATAAATGATGCATTCTGCAGTTTTTCGGTAATTTCCTTTGCCTGCTGTTCATTTTTTATTTCTATATTTTTGTCTTCTAATTTTTGCAGAAGGGCTTTGAAGGGTTTTATGTCGTCAGATTTTTTATCCCCGGAGATGGTCTTTAACTCTGCGGTTATTTTCCAATATTCATGGGGTTTAAATTCGTTGATTTCTTTCTCACGTTCTACGATAAGTCTGACTGCAACGGATTGAACACGGCCTGCGCTTAATCTTTTAGCAATTTTTTTCCACAGGAGAGGGCTTATTTTATAGCCAACAATGCGGTCAAGTATTCTTCGGGCCTGTTGCGCATTTACCTTTTCCATATTGATAGGGCCATATTGTTTAAAGGCTTCCTGGATAGCGTCTTTTGTAATTTCGTTAAAGGTAACGCGGCGTATTTTTTCAGGGGGGATATCCAACACCTTGTACAAGTGCCACGCAATCGCTTCTCCCTCACGGTCAAGATCGGAGGCTAAATAAACCGTGCTGGCTTTTTTGGAATCGCTGATTAATTCCTTAATTAATTTTTCTCTACTGGGAATTACTTTATATTCCGGGGTAAAGTCGTTTTCAATATCTACGGAGAGTTTTTTCGCAGGAAGGTCCCGTACGTGACCCATGGAGGATTTCACGAAGAAAGAAGCATCGAGGAACTTACTTATGGTTTTAGCTTTCGCAGGCGATTCAACGATTACCAGGTTTGTTTTAGACTTGGCCATTAGGATACCTCTGAAAATAAGAAAAATTTAAACAGGATGGACAATTTGTGTCAAGATATTTTTACATCGTTATACATTATCGTTCTTTTTGCAGGTTTTTTCGGAAATTTAACGGTAAAATGCATGCTTAACAGAGATCAGAGATCAGAGATCAGAGGTCGGCGGTCTGAAGCCTGGTGTCTGACTTCTGACTTCTGATCTCCGGCTTTTGCAATCCTATTTGTTTGACTATACATTTTCCAGTGTTTTACTATTGACATTATGTTATGAGTTAAATAAAGTATATTCCTGTGGAAATCAAAATAATTTATTTTTCTTTCGTATTTAAGTTAAGAATAGGGAGGGTGTAATGCCAACAACAAGCTCTGCGAAAAAAAGACTGCGACAGGATGAGACTCGCAATTTAATTAACAAGTCAAGGAAAACCGCGTTAAAGACCCAGGTAAAAAAGTTTTTAACGGCATTACAAAGCAAGGATATTCAGGCCGCCGAAGCTGAATATAGCCTGACCGTAAAGAAAATGGACAAAGGCGCTGCAAAAGGCATTTTGCATAAAAACAATGCAAGCAGAAAAAAGTCTCGTTTTGCAAAAAAACTAAACGATTTAAAAGCATCTGCAAAACAAGATGGTTAACCGGGGTAATAAACAACGAAAGTTGCAGGCCAGAAACAAACAAGGATGAAGGCTGTGGGATAAATTTGAGAATTGCCCTACTCTTTCCAAATTCATCCTTCATTCTTTTCTTCCATAAGATGCATTCGTTTAGAATTTCAAATCATTTTGTCATTAGCATTTGTTTCGGATTTCACTATTAAATACCTTGCCAAAAATGCAAAGAAATTTTTGCGAAGGATTAATGCTTGCCCTATCATTGGCTGGCTGGTGCGGTTATTGTTACCCATCATTTTCTGGAAACAAATGATTCCGCCACAAGAATGCCGAGCGCGAGCAACAAGAGAACGCCCCAGAGGGTCGTTTTCGCTTCACCCCGAACCACTTCACGCCGCTCGCCTGAACTGGAAGACCTTACCATCACATTCGTTTCTCCCATAAGCGCGGTAATCTCTTTTTCACTGATCTTTTCAAGATTGGATTCTGATGCGTCAACATTTACCGGGAAGTAAAAAAGGTTCTGCTGTTGCGATGTATCATTGATAAGAAACGAATACACGCCCGGCAAATGGGTTTCATGATAAACAAAATATTTTTCATTATTAATCACTTGTGGCGGTAAAAGGGTTTTTACCCCCCCGGGATTGGTTGTTTCCAAATTGCCGACATCGTATGGGGCTGGAAATTGCCAGTTTTGCTCCACAAGAATTTCTTGTTTGGTTTCACCTGTAGTACTGCCTGATATATACCGGCAAAGCTGCTGAATAAGAGGGACAAAAAGAGGTTTTACCGGTAGGTCTGTCCAATCTCTGTCGATAGAGGAGGCAATGAGCGCCACTCTTCCCTTGCCAACCTGCCTTTCAACAATGGCAGGAGTATTGTCGGAAAAGGAAAGCACCGTTTTCGCTCCTTCTAATGGGGCGGGCTCTACATAAAAAACCTGATGAAAGCTGACCGATGTCAACATATTAATATTCGTTTCGGATAGAAAACGCATTGCCGGATGCATTACCCCGGATATCTTTAGACTAAGCGGCTGTTCCTCGGTAATCAGTACATTCCCGGTAAAGATTTTTTTTGTGTAAAGCCGGTGCGGAAGCAGCGCCTCAAATGAATTGTTGTAATAACTACCTTCTACCTTATCGCCGAGTGAAAAAACGACCGCCCCGCCGTCTTTTACAAATCTTTCCAACTCCTCGATCTTTTCATAGGGCAGCATTTCAACATTACACAAAAAGACGATGTCAAAATCTTCAAATACCATACCCTCCACTTCGTGTATTGAACAAATGACCGGCTTGAGCGAGGAAACGTGTCCACGCGCCGGGTTTAAGGCTTTTTCCAGATAAAATGTTTCGCTTTCATAGATATTTGTTTTGGGGTCTCCGTCAATTAACAACACATCAAGTTTTTGTTCCTCATTAATGGCAAAATATCGTTTATTATCAGCGATTAAATTATCTTCGGGTATTTCAATCCAGCCAAAGTGGTTGCCCTTCTCCACCTTGAAGCTAAATTCTTTTACTTCCTGAGAATACGCCTCAATATTGAAAAATCCCTGTACCACTTTTTTTTGGTCTACATATACCTGCGCTAACAGGTTTTTTATTTTTACCGGCGAATAATTAGAAACTGTTGCCTTAAAAGACACGTCTCCGCTCTTATTGAACACATTGTTTTGGAATTCCAGTCCCGTAACAGCAATATTCCCGTAGTCCTTTCCTTCCGACACATTTATTATGTGAACGCCGGTGATATTATTTTGCAATTTTTGCTGCCCGTCATGAAACCATTTAAGGTCCCAACCATTTCGTGTTAAATCGGTAATAATAAATATCTGTTTAATGGGCGTTTCATCGGACATTAATATTTCAATTGCCCTGTCCAGGGCGGACGTAATATGTGTGGTTGAATACCCGGGGCGTAAATTTTCGATGACAGTAAGGAGGTTTTCTTTATCATATTCAAGTTCAGGCACAATCATTGAATTTGCCAGCGAACAGCCAATGACGGCCGCCTTATCATCCTTCGTTAATTGCCCGATAATATTCCTTGCCGTATTTTTGGCAGCATGGAAAAGGGGCTTGCCTTTTTCCGCATATTGCATACTGTAAGAATCATCAACAATGATAACATTACTGGTGGGGTTTTTTCCGTCGTTACCGCCGCCAATATTTTTGACAAAGGGTCTGGCAAGTGCCATGGCAAGAAAGGCAAACAAACATGCCCGTAGAATAAGGAGTATCAACTGCCGGAGTTTGAACTTTACATAGATACGTTTATTGGATTGGAGTAAGAAATCTATCGCCGCGAATCTGTGGGATATCGCCTTCTTTTTATTGAAGAGGTGGATGATAACAGGTATACAAGCGCCCAGGACGCCAAATAATAAAAGCGGATTGAGAAAGGAAATCATTCAAAAATTCTACCATATGCTCCGGAGAAAATGAAGGAGAAAAGCATTGAATGCTTTTTATCGGAAGGGTTTAAGGTTAATATTATTCATCATTTCATTCTTAAACAGCCAAATATCTGAAATCCAATACTTCATTTATCAGCTTAAAATCCTTTTCATTCTTTGTCACCAGAATAGCTCCAATGTCTCTTACTGATACAGCAATAAGGATATCGGCAAGAAGATTGCGAATTCTTAAGGAATCAATCTTTTTGTCTCTTCTTAATTTCAGCATTACATCTCCTGTGGCATACCATTGTTTTTCACTTACGCTTATTACTGTGAAATTTTTTTTTATCTGTTCGATGAGCTTTTGTTCCTTTTTGTCAAAAGACCCCGAAAGCAATTCCATCAAAACTATAGCGCTGAATGTGATGTGATAATACTTATTCAGATTTATAAATATATCCTGAACAGTACCTTTCCTGAAATGCTCAATGAGAAAAGATGTATCAAGAACTGCTTTTTGCCTCATTTAGTCCCTCGAAATAAAACTTACCGCCTGTTCGTTCAATAAACTTTCTCATCTTTTCCTGGTAGATAACCTCGGAGAGCGCTGTTTCTATAGCCTCCGTTTCTGTCTTCGTTTTCAGTATCTTTTGTGCGTCCTTAATCAGATTTTCATCCAGCCTGAAATGTTTTGCAACTTTTTTTATTACATTCTGCATAATGTACCCCCTGCTATAATAGCGGAAAAATCGCAGCATTAAAAGACATGTATACAATTTATAATAATGTGGCTACAATGTCAAATACAATGTGAGAGCATGGGGGGTGCGGATTAAGGCAACATCCAGGCCCGTGCTAAACAATATTCACATATTCAGTTGTCCAAAAAACTTTTCGACATGCAACTTCTATACAATATATAATGTAGGGGGCGAAGCATTTGCTATAAATTGACATAAATGCGTTCATACCCAAACGGACAAATGCTTCGCCCCCTACTTTTTAAAAAAACTAAATTGTTACGGTTCCATTGGTATAAAGTACAACCTTAAGAAAGAAGCTTCGCTACCTTTTCAAGATTTTGTCGTGCCTCTTTATAGCCGGCATCTATCGCTAATGCCTTTTCAAAACAGCGCCTTGCTTCGCCGTGCATCTTTTTCTTGTAATAGAGTACGCCTAAATTATTGAACACAGAGGCTTCTTTGCCGTTTAATTCAATAGCCTTTTTAAGAATTGAAATCGCCTCATCCGGTTTATCAATGCTCGCATAAACAAGACCAAGATTATTATATGCATCGAAAAAAACGGGATGGTATTCTATGGCTCTTTTATAGGCGTCAATGGACTCCTGATATGCACCTTTCTGAAATAACCCATCTGCCTTGTTCAATAATTCCATCTCTCCAGAAATACTGGATGTTTGGCGACAGAGGTTGTCTTTGGTATAACGAAGTACAGGTACTTTTCTCAAATATTCGATACGTTCTTTGATTTTATTTGCCGACATTTCCCATGTCCAATTGTTACGGATATCAGGGCTAATTTCTTTCCCCAGTGTTCGTATTTCCCCGGGATGTTCATAGGCGTAACGCATCTTTGCCTTCAGGTCATTAATATCGACCTCGTAAAACCACAGATTGTCAACCGTTGGCCTGTTTCCCACCCTCTTCTCTTTTGATATCTTTTTGTTTGCCTGTACCAACAGACTGTTGTTTTCATTGCAGAAGTCGAGGCAGGCGCCGCCATTCGTAACAATTGCCGGTATGCCGCACGCCATTGCCTCTAAAATCGGCAAACCGAACCCCTCCCCGCGGTATGGATGGACGAAGGCATTGCAGGCGGTATATAGCCCGACGATTTCATCTTCGGACAGTATTTTCTCAATGTATTCAACCTCAGGGACCCCTTTCGCCTGTCGTATCCTTTCGATTTCTTCCCGGAAGGTTTGGCCTGCGTAAAACGAGTTTCCCCCCATATCCTTTATGATAAGGCAGACGTCATCCGAATCCTTAAATGTTTCGAGATATGCCTGCAGGAGTAGGTCGATGCCTTTTCGATAGATCGTGCCGCCTACAAATAAGAATCTGAATTTCTTCTTTGTTGTCAATTGATACGGTTTCGCATCCGGATGAAACCTTTCAGGATTAATGCCGTTTGGTATAACAACAACCCTTTCGGCAGGAACGCCGCTTTCAATATAGACCTGTCGAACATACTTGCTGGGTACCCACATCTCATCTACTTGTGCTGAAAATACCCGTACCCATTCTTCAGGCAGGCTGCCAAATTCCCACGGTTGAATAATTACCCAGTGTCCTTCCTGTGGAGGGGTAAGGTTTGGCGGCCAATGGTGTCGGACGTGAATATCGATCTTGCCGGTAAGCGGTTTGTTAATACACTCAGCAAGCGCTTTAAAACGAGGGTCAGCCTCAGTACCGAACTGATCGGGTTCGTAAGGGAGCAAAGAAACTTCGTAGCCGTCCCTGATAAGTTGTAAACAGAGTTCCCTGTTAATAAGCGCCAGGGAGTGAGTGACAAACTGCGAGCCTTCCCAGACAATGCCAGGTTTGCCCGCAGCCGCTTTACCGGAATCACGTTTTATTACAACCCCATTCCATTCCTCAACATACTCTGGCAAGACACGATGGGGGTCATCCAATACGAGCCTTATTGGTTTTTTCTTACTCACTAGATTGCGGATAATCGTTTGTTCATAATCTTCATTTGGTGAAATCCCGGCCTCAACAGTTTCCAATGATGGCTGCCATTTTAATTTTTTAGGTGAATCATTCATCATTTTTTTAAATGCATCAACGATCACTTCCGGCAGTAAGTTGTTCATACATTCTATATTACATTTGGTTCTCCAGTAACATGAGAGACACGGGAGTGCTTCATTTCGTATTGGAGTAAAACATTCAGTTGCAGGATTACCTAACAGTTCAGGGCTTGTAAGGCCGCATATTAAAAGTGTTGGTTTGCAGCAAAAATTGTGTCCGATGTGGAAAAATGCGCTATCGATGGTTATGAATGCATTACAATGTGAAGAAATGGCGATCTGATTTCTTAAAGAAATCTGGCGGGACGTACAGTCATAAACGAGAGGATTTTCCTTAGCAAGAGGATCCTTCCCGAACAGGATAAACCGTGCCCCGTCAAATTGCCTGCTCAACAGCGAGATTACCTTTTCCCCGTGGGGATAACTTCTCTTGATATCCTTATCAGTGGTAAAATGAAGGCCAATGAGCATGCCGCCTGACGGTGAAAATGTCCTTACCTCCTTTTGCGCCCATTCTCGTTCTTCCGGTGTGATGGTATATATGATTCCCCTTTGTCCAAGCCTGACGCCTGCAATGTTTGCCATGATGTCCATTAGGCCTATGCCGTTGTAATATTCAGGCAGGTTGGCAATAACGTTATTGTAATCGATTATAATGTCGGTTTTTGGGACGGAAATTTTATTGACAATATCCGGCACAAAGGCGGAGACGGCCTGATGTCCACGAAATACGGCTTCTACAACATGATTTCCTGACAAATAAATCCGGATATGGGGATATCTTTTCTTTATCTCCATGACGATAGCAGTCAGATACAGGGCGTCCCCTATAGCGGGAGCACACCGGATTAGAAGTGTGGATGCGCGTTCGTAGTTCCGATTCCAGAACTGCTCATTGAAAGAGGATTTAAATTGGTTCAACCTTTTCATACACTTTTCGGCCTTCAGGTAAGTAATTATATTTTGGATTGTACCGGTCAGCATTGTTTTGGAAAAGGCAGCCTCTATTTTTTTGCGGGCTGCCTCGCCCATCCTCCGGCAGAGATCCCGGTCTCTGAAAAGCATCATTACATAGTTCTCGAATTCATCCTCGTTTGCCGCTATGAAACCGTTGACGCCATGTTCTATCGGCGAGCTTGCCGCTATATTTGCAAGAGCTATCGCAGGCACCCCGTATGCCATAGACTCCACAATCTTTATCTGCTGTCCGGTACCCCCGATAAGCGGGCAGATGGTAAATGGCGTATGCAGATACAATGATGAGACGTCATCAACAAACCCTCTCGAACGGATGCCAGTGGTTGATGGTATCTGTTTTGAGCCGTCGCCTGTTATTTGCAATTCAAATTGCGGTTCATTCTTCAACAACCGGGGCAGTATTTTCATCGCGAAAAAGGCATACCCCTGCATATTAAAGAGATTGTCACCGATAGCAAAAAGGGGTGAGCCGGAATACGTATTATTCAGGCGCTGCGGCTCATAAGCCATAGGTATATAAAACGGCTTTGTTTGTCCCGTATTGGCCTTTATGCAATTGCGCTCAAATACAGAAAGTGCAATTGTGCCGTCAAACAGGTCATAATATTTGTATTCAGATTCATCCGCTGATAACTGCCGTTTGCTAAAGTAGTCTATATTGGCAATTTGTTCATAATTCTGGTTTTTGAAATCCACCAAAAGGGCATCGGCCATTTTCCTGTTGAGAGTCACAAGGTCATGAACCTCTATCAGTTTTATACGTGACGAAAAGGCGGTATTCCTTACAAGACCGGCATAATATGAATAGTTGACCCAGACAACATCAGGATCGAATGAACGGCATACCTCGCTCAATGCATGGCATAAACCCGGTGGTATAAATATGCCCGATTCGACAAAATTCTTTTTCAGCGCCTTCTTTTCTTCGATGTATTTCTTATCACTGGCTGTACCGTCATACAGAAACAGTTGTATACGCCGTTTCCTCATTTCGGAAACAAGTTGTTCTGGCCATTCATTGTCAGGATAGATCCTTGTAGCAAACAGGGTAATATCGTAGTTCATACTGTAGAACGCCTCGACAATGGAAAGCGTACGACGATGCGCTCCGGTTCTGGGCGGAAACGGATTATGAGGCAAAAAGATCAACACCTTCCCGTTCCGTTTTTCATGACTCTTGAACGGCCATATCCGCAGGTGTCTTCTTCCAAGCCATTTTCTGTCAGCGGTAACAGGACGCATCCCCGTTTCCCGCAGGGGAGGGTCCTGAAGTGTAAGGGCGTCTTTCCACTTTTCAACAAACTTAATCCTGTTGATTTCAAGATATTTTTTGAAACCGGAAGAAGTATCGTCTCCTGCGGTTATTGATTCATGATGTATAACAACCGAATTGGGTGCATACATAACGGTATATCCTTTTTCCCTTGCCGCAAAGCACAAATCGGTTTCTTCATAATAGGCAGGACTATACCGATGGTCCATCCCCCCGATATTTTCAAATAGCTCCTTTCGTACAAGCAGGCATGCCCCGGAACAATAGTCAACCTCACAGGCATCATTGAAACCCTCTTCGTACGGATTGCCTCCGCGCCCGAAGTTTGAGCCGCTGCCGTCACAGAATATAATGCCCCCGGCTTCCTGCAAACGTCCATCAGGGTATACAAGTTTTGATCCCACAATCCCGATTTTGCTGTCGGATTCTGCAAGTTTTACCATCGATTCCAGCCAGCCTGGTTGTGGTTCAGTATCGTTGTTAAGAAACACCAGATAATTGCCTTTGGCAATCTTTGCACCCTGATTGCAGGCACTAGTGAAGCCCATGTTTTCCTGATTAGTAATGACCTCCAGCTTATTTATCATGCGCTTTAAAAACTCCGGAGTTTCATCAGAGGATGCATTATCTACTACAATAATCTCATAGATATCTCCAGGAGTATTTTTGAATAACGCTTCAAGACATTTCTTTGTATATTCGACTTTATTGAAAACCGGGATGATAATGGAGGAGATAACGCCGGATTTATTGCCTTGCGGGGAATGACACCTTATTGACTTTTTATCATTCTGATGGAGTGAAACGGATGAAGAATTCATGAGAACCTTTTTGTTTTCATTGTTATTTGTCATTAAATTTGCTGTAACACTTTAGTTTTTTGAAAAATTCCAGGGAAAAATGATAACCCCAAAGGGGTAATATGATTATAGAAAACACAGTAAAACCACGCCTAATCCCGAAGGGATGACATAATCGCCACGGTTAGGTGTTTTATGAAAGGTAACACAGATAAAATTATATCACCCCTTCGGGGTTAATTACGGGTTTTTCGCATAATTTCTATAATCATTTCATCCCTTCGGGATTATTGGGATTTTTCAAAGAACTAAAATGTTACCTTTTTCTTGTTAGAGCAGTTTTTCAATTTCTTCCAAATTCTTCGATATTTTCACCGCTTCCTTTATTGACTCCAGCTTCTCTATCGCTGCTATTTTCCCGATACGCTTCAGAAGCCTTAGACCTTCAACTCCGTACTTTAGTTCCAAACCTATCTCTATCGCCTCTATCAGACCCTCCATCCTCCCCTTCCTCTCACCTTCCGCTCTGCCTTCCATCCTACCGGCTATTTTGCCCTTTTCTATTAATCTGGCTGCTATTGTCATGCTTAATCTACCTCCTTCTTCCGATATCTCTTTTAGGGTATCTATTACCCTTTCTTCCTCTATATCCGACGCATAGTACAAATACCTGATCACACTTTCCAGAAACTTTAATCCTTCACCCTCTTCAAAATACTGCTTCCCTATTTCAAAGAATGCCTTTAGCTTGTCTCCCAGAATTTTGTCATTATATATGTTCCTCATTAATAACATGGTTATTTGAAGGGATACCCTTCTAAATACCTTGTCCTTTATTTCCTCGTTACTGTAGAAACTCAGATCAGTCAGCAGATATTCAAATTCCGGTATAAATCTAAAAAATACCTCGTCTATCCCTTCAAAATAGTCTCTGAATCGCCTGACTTTCCACGTCTCTTTGCCATGATACAATATTACCGGAATTACCGGTATGAGCCTTTGCATCTGCTTGCTGTTTGCTGCCCATATCTTTAAAAGGTATTTCATCAACTGAAGATATGGACATACTGCGGCATAACTCTTATGCTCAAATAAAAGGGTTATCCGGAGTTCTTTGTCTTTACAGAAACAGGTGTATACAATGTCTGAAAAATGTTCTTTGAGTTCCTCGTCGATATATGAGTTATTATCCTGTGTTAAAGTGGCTAAATCCAGCTTTTTTAAAATT from Candidatus Kuenenia stuttgartiensis carries:
- a CDS encoding DUF2294 domain-containing protein; the encoded protein is MKKTKGQIEAEISEAIIKFEKEYMGRGPLEAKTYIVDDLVLVRLKGVLTKAEYQLANPVDIANGRTLIKQMRIALLEKGRPLLEAVVESITNQKTISLHTDISTRTGEKVVLFTLDSPPKLE
- the topA gene encoding type I DNA topoisomerase, which produces MAKSKTNLVIVESPAKAKTISKFLDASFFVKSSMGHVRDLPAKKLSVDIENDFTPEYKVIPSREKLIKELISDSKKASTVYLASDLDREGEAIAWHLYKVLDIPPEKIRRVTFNEITKDAIQEAFKQYGPINMEKVNAQQARRILDRIVGYKISPLLWKKIAKRLSAGRVQSVAVRLIVEREKEINEFKPHEYWKITAELKTISGDKKSDDIKPFKALLQKLEDKNIEIKNEQQAKEITEKLQNASFIITNIKKQTKRNNAPPPFTTSLLQQQASTRLQFSAKKTMLIAQQLYEGIDVGADGPAGLITYMRTDSFHVSDHALTSCRNFIESNYGKDYLPEKPNIYASNKKGTQGAHEAVRPTYLEYTPESIKQFLTKDQHKLYELIWKRFVASQMKPALYAITDVEITSNRYIFKTRGRELLFDGHTLISGHEVDREEQILPPLEKDHVLELIQLLPTQHFTQPPPRYSEASLVKTLEKMGIGRPSTYATIISTIQDRGYVKQEKRAFYATELGILVTEKLIEHFQKIMDVNFTSHMEDELDKIEEKKIDWLTVLKEFYEPFKIDLEKAIGEMKSVKGTPEESDRICNLCSKPMVIRWGRHGKFFGCSAFPECKNTMPLDEKGEAAPPETSDQACEKCGSPMIIKTSRHGKFMACSAYPNCKNTKSLTGETTKVEPTNEKCEKCGSPMVIRFSKKGRFMGCSGYPKCRNIKSLPTGIKCPRDECGGDLIQRYSKKGGIFFGCSKYPDCDYISKELPIAGEEPTSENETDSSNK
- the rpsT gene encoding 30S ribosomal protein S20, with the protein product MPTTSSAKKRLRQDETRNLINKSRKTALKTQVKKFLTALQSKDIQAAEAEYSLTVKKMDKGAAKGILHKNNASRKKSRFAKKLNDLKASAKQDG
- a CDS encoding BatA domain-containing protein: MISFLNPLLLFGVLGACIPVIIHLFNKKKAISHRFAAIDFLLQSNKRIYVKFKLRQLILLILRACLFAFLAMALARPFVKNIGGGNDGKNPTSNVIIVDDSYSMQYAEKGKPLFHAAKNTARNIIGQLTKDDKAAVIGCSLANSMIVPELEYDKENLLTVIENLRPGYSTTHITSALDRAIEILMSDETPIKQIFIITDLTRNGWDLKWFHDGQQKLQNNITGVHIINVSEGKDYGNIAVTGLEFQNNVFNKSGDVSFKATVSNYSPVKIKNLLAQVYVDQKKVVQGFFNIEAYSQEVKEFSFKVEKGNHFGWIEIPEDNLIADNKRYFAINEEQKLDVLLIDGDPKTNIYESETFYLEKALNPARGHVSSLKPVICSIHEVEGMVFEDFDIVFLCNVEMLPYEKIEELERFVKDGGAVVFSLGDKVEGSYYNNSFEALLPHRLYTKKIFTGNVLITEEQPLSLKISGVMHPAMRFLSETNINMLTSVSFHQVFYVEPAPLEGAKTVLSFSDNTPAIVERQVGKGRVALIASSIDRDWTDLPVKPLFVPLIQQLCRYISGSTTGETKQEILVEQNWQFPAPYDVGNLETTNPGGVKTLLPPQVINNEKYFVYHETHLPGVYSFLINDTSQQQNLFYFPVNVDASESNLEKISEKEITALMGETNVMVRSSSSGERREVVRGEAKTTLWGVLLLLALGILVAESFVSRK
- a CDS encoding PIN domain-containing protein → MRQKAVLDTSFLIEHFRKGTVQDIFINLNKYYHITFSAIVLMELLSGSFDKKEQKLIEQIKKNFTVISVSEKQWYATGDVMLKLRRDKKIDSLRIRNLLADILIAVSVRDIGAILVTKNEKDFKLINEVLDFRYLAV
- a CDS encoding type II toxin-antitoxin system VapB family antitoxin, with amino-acid sequence MQNVIKKVAKHFRLDENLIKDAQKILKTKTETEAIETALSEVIYQEKMRKFIERTGGKFYFEGLNEAKSSS